The genome window aactttacattttttatccctgtctatatcctaaaggtttttacagagggatttgttcatatataatttgcttgatttttttacaacattttattcccccaaaaatggtaaaaaatatagtttcctgtctgttcgaagtttttttttttttttctgaattatggcgtgatgaaatgagatacccaaaattccctctgtaaaagctTTTGActctgtcaaaaaaaattaaacatgaattttgaaactgacttcatccagtgtttagatttttgtacaaaaaaatatatgcaaattagcgcatatttcaataaataatgcctaatttgcatatttaaacctaacattttagaaaacttgtaatacaattttttttttgcaattatcaatgtaatcaatcaactcggtaagtaaggtgataactattaattaatttttttaccctagtttctggcattaaaaaaaaattgataattttgacccatacaatgtattcttggctattgccacaaacaTAGCCGTGCTCCttaaggttttctggttcaaaatcttaaatctgagggtgcaaaacgaaaaaaaaaaaaaaaaaaaatctaaatattgagaaaaatcacctttaaaattgtctaaatgaagttcttagcaatgcatattacaaaatgaaaaattaagttttgatatatttatggtaggacatttacaaaatgtctttatgaaacatgatcgttacttaatatcctaacaatttttggcattaaagaaaaatcgatcattttgacccatacaatgtatttttggctattgctacaaacatacctatgcttaagactggttttgtggtccagggtcacaaatatatttcACTGAGAAACATTAGGGAATAAGTGGCACCACCAAAAACCCTAGAAGGCAAAAGAAAGGGTGGTTCTGTTCTCCGACCCTGATGTTAACCTCTGCAAAAATGCACATTAAAGAAtttgattttatgttttaaaatatacgTGGACCACGGAAGAAGTTCCCTGTTATTACTGTCAGAGGAACATGCCTTTTATTCCATTCACTGCAATAAAGCTTGCATTCTCCTCTAGGGCCAACAATAACTGTTAACTTTTTGTGCATTGAGCCAGAGGCCGAGTGTGCAGCGCCGCGATGACTTGGAAAGTGAACAGGGACACATTTCTGAGGAAGCGTATGAAAGACTTGGGATCTCTGAATGAACTAAAATGCAAAATGACAGAAAATGTTAAGTGCATTGACTGCACTTCCTGCGAAATATGAAAAATGAGTAAAGAGACATGCTGTGCTGTCGTGAGGGATTATTTGTAAAATGATTTTAGGACCCACTGCACTACCTGTtcgcaaaacaaaacaaaggagcCAAAGAGACCAACATAAAATCAAATTTACACTGGAAACCAGTGTCAAATGCACCTCCAGTCCAGTGGAATTAACAATAAGTAGTGTGAGAGGGTAAGTTTACACAGAGGATCTGAATTCTTTCCAAAGAAGCCGAGTGAAAGAGTCTGAGTGATTGTGGCCAGGGAATTGAGTCAGTCAGACGTGTAGCGCTACTGTAAAACAAGACATGATTGTAATAGCTACCACACTACACTGCCATGCCCTTATGCTGCTGCTAATGATTCCAATTCCTCAGTCGAGCGGTTGCAACTGTGCACGTGTTGACATACTGAAGCATTAGCCAAGACTTCTCCCTCCGGGTATAGTGAGCTTGTCAATATCATACACAACACTGAGTACTTTTTGTGCTGTTCAGCTTCACCCACCCAGTGCGATCTCATCGAACAAGAGACAATAAAGATATGAAATACCACAACTGATTCCTTGTTGAACATGTAATATTTACAGTGAAAAATCTTTACAGCGAGCACAATCTACAAGCAGGTCAGAGGTGACTAGTGaatgttaaaaggatagttcatcaaaaaggtaaaaatttggtgattagttactcaccctcatgacattCAAGTCTTATTTTCTTCTGCAGAGCATGAATGTATTTGAATATATCAGTTCATTTTTGTATATACAATGAAGGTCCAAAACTTTTGGATGAGGTTTGATGttattggcatgtcaccatatttgATTTAGGCTTTGTATACATGAGTTTAACAATGATTTGATTTGTAAATGACTAGTATTAAATGACTAGAGTTATGGATATGGATTACTTGTATGGTTGGATCACAATTTTACACTACTTTTATGTCCATTTTGGAGCTTGAAACCAATTTTGGAGTTTTGAGCCATATTTACGTTCACTGTATGAACAAGAGCAACTGAAAACCCATACATTTGAGTTTCAACACCATGagagtaaacaatgacagcattttaatttttgggtgaactatcactttaacatTGAGAGTCACACATTCGCACAGCAGCAGTCATTATTCACTGTAAAATAATAGCAAAAATTGTACCTTACTGATACAACAGCATGTCACCAGGACCTTATCCATCCCTAAAACCTTAGAACAGTAACATGCAACCTTAATGTACCACTATGAAACTattaggggtaaataaggtacaaagatgtcCCTTTAAGGTGACAAGATGATGTAACCCcacaatttttacagttttgctgTTGACACACTGGTTTTACTCCACTATTAAAGCAAATAAAACAGTTTCTTTATACAAAAAGTGCAAATGATAAaaccaaaatacatttttggaatccTTCGGTGATAAAGAATACCAGCACGAAGCCGCTCCTCGTCGCAGCCTATAATACAAACAGTCTTCTCCTCAAGTCTCTAATTCAAGTAAAGTGCTTCTAGAGCAACAACCATATGGTTAAAGCTTTCAAGTGTTCTCTTTTGAGCTCTTGTTTGCAGTACCTCCTTTAGAAGGGTTGAAATAAAACAAGTCCCACAAAGGAAAACGAATTCTAAAGCCATCACACAAACTCCAGCTTGCCTCGGCCGCTGTACTTTCCCCAGCTGACCAATGAAAGAAGTCTTTGGCTGCTAAGGTCAGACTGCTGAATCTTGTCGCAGGTCAGGCAGCAGTTCTCGTGGCCTCCTACTGGAACCATACACTCTAAGTCCAATTTGGCCACATGGCCCTTGGTGAGGTGTTGGCCGTGAAAGCTGTAATGAAGGCGAGACAGCATTTCTCGCCGTTGTTGTCGCAGTCTGCGGTTTTCGCTGCGAAGCATACGCAGGGCCAGCATGATGAGGAGGACCAAGATGAGGCCGCCAGCAATAGGTACGGTGATGACCGCTGCACGGAACCATACCTCCTTGGAGGAAGAGATTTCCTGTAGTCGTGCAATCACATGACGGCTGCCTTCGGTTTGATGTCGCCGTTTATCTAAATAAGAACACAGAATGTTTAGAACCATTTTTTATGAAGCAACTAAAGAAAAAACAATGACATACACTCTTCTATTgtacacaaaagaagatatttccaTACACTGAAAGACAATGGGGTCATCATCCAATTACAGAGGGGAAGTTGTTTCtaaatattgtacattttttataattaagcTCCAGTTCAGATCTTGCTTCCCCATGTGCCCATGCACAGTAATATTATTAAAGATAAGCATGGCTGATAAAGTAAAATGGCAATTGAGATGCAACTGATATTCTGAAAATAAACTTCTTTTCATTGCACATGTATCTCAAAATTGCTGTGAATTACTCATTGACAAAACTGTTGATAATTCATATATTCTAAACTGATAAATTGGTAGATTGGTAGAATTCAATAGCTGCTTCTATTAACTGACCAAGTGGGCACAgttattgacaaaaaaaaaaaaaagatactaatTTTCGTACCATGAATTTCACTTCCTCTGTATGTGACATCTTGTAGGCCTCTGTAATTGCACATATCCTCATGGCAACACTGAAGTGTGGTAGAACCATGAATGGTATCATAGGTTGAATCTGGATGGCATGTTTTTCCAGAGTTCAACAGAGGGTCGTAGCATCCATGAGATAAAGGAGACTTGGTGCTTTGAGGGTCTAATGTGCGGGTGAAACAGGCATTCAGCTCCGATTTGCACATGTAACCGGTGGCCACACAGTGGGGTGCATCGCAGTAACACCGTATTTCTCCTGTTAcaagaaaataaaaattactcCATAAAACTTTACTCCAACTGAAAACTCAAAAGAACTTAAAAATTGATATTCATTTTCTAACATAAAACCTGTTTAAAACCTAGTTGCCAAATGGATAAAAAAGGTCATATGATCCCATGTTTGGAATTTGGCTTTTTGGTTCTTGTAGATGCTGTTCCGGATAATTGCTCTGACAGAACAATACAACATTTAGTATTGATATTTGTGCTTATTTATGTTGCACACCCAGCGCAAAGTGATAAAAAGTGATAAGAAAGTGCATTAGCCTTCATGTTACATTACTGCGtataaaatatatgtaattaTTCATACATGTATTTATTGTGGCTTTAAATACACTTGGTTGGTTGTTTTTACTATAAATGTAATTAACTGTAGTTCcactaaattataaatatataaatttggaGACTCTTCTGACCATATAAACAGTTATTCACTCACCTTTAGTGAGGAGAACAGCCATCGCGCACAGCTCGAGCTGAAGCCAAATGGAAACGAGACTGCTGTTCCGCTGCATtggacaaaaacactttttttgccTCTCAGATTC of Garra rufa chromosome 10, GarRuf1.0, whole genome shotgun sequence contains these proteins:
- the bambib gene encoding BMP and activin membrane-bound inhibitor homolog (Xenopus laevis) b, which encodes MQRNSSLVSIWLQLELCAMAVLLTKGEIRCYCDAPHCVATGYMCKSELNACFTRTLDPQSTKSPLSHGCYDPLLNSGKTCHPDSTYDTIHGSTTLQCCHEDMCNYRGLQDVTYRGSEIHDKRRHQTEGSRHVIARLQEISSSKEVWFRAAVITVPIAGGLILVLLIMLALRMLRSENRRLRQQRREMLSRLHYSFHGQHLTKGHVAKLDLECMVPVGGHENCCLTCDKIQQSDLSSQRLLSLVSWGKYSGRGKLEFV